In one window of Armatimonadota bacterium DNA:
- a CDS encoding phosphodiester glycosidase family protein, translated as MKGKYLAVGVLAAASYGLLGVAMPSSAQPGSVGYEIRRVAGVRAHVVTVNLNDRDVQVTLTLARDGIGSAEPFSSMIHRTTPDAAITGTFFGVKCLLPIGNLVCDGELLYPVKTGTTLAITRDNRAVLVPTKAGELLDWSEYSTGIFAGPTLVRDGKYAVAPWAEGFTDPGHYRHARRTAAGIKANNKLLLVAVPQHVTLTRMAAIMKALGARDAVALDGGTSAALYYRGSTIVRPGRKLTNVIAVYANGRPERMIAGGPAPAG; from the coding sequence ATGAAAGGAAAGTACCTCGCAGTGGGGGTGCTCGCGGCCGCGTCCTACGGCCTGCTTGGCGTAGCTATGCCTTCCAGCGCGCAGCCCGGTTCCGTCGGCTATGAGATCCGGCGCGTCGCCGGCGTCCGCGCTCACGTCGTCACCGTCAATCTCAACGACCGCGACGTGCAGGTGACGCTGACGCTCGCCCGCGACGGCATCGGCAGCGCGGAGCCCTTCTCCTCAATGATTCACCGCACCACGCCCGACGCCGCCATCACCGGCACGTTCTTCGGCGTCAAGTGCCTCCTGCCCATCGGCAACTTGGTGTGCGATGGGGAGCTGCTCTATCCCGTCAAAACCGGGACCACCCTCGCCATCACGCGCGATAACCGCGCCGTGCTGGTGCCGACCAAAGCGGGCGAGCTGCTGGACTGGTCGGAGTACTCGACTGGTATCTTCGCCGGCCCCACCCTGGTCAGAGACGGCAAGTACGCCGTGGCGCCGTGGGCCGAAGGTTTCACCGACCCCGGCCATTACCGCCACGCCCGCCGCACCGCCGCCGGCATCAAGGCCAACAACAAGCTGCTCCTCGTCGCCGTCCCGCAGCATGTCACACTAACGCGCATGGCGGCGATCATGAAGGCGCTCGGCGCGCGCGACGCGGTCGCCCTTGACGGCGGCACGTCCGCCGCGCTCTACTACCGCGGCAGCACCATCGTCCGGCCCGGCCGCAAGCTCACCAACGTTATCGCGGTCTACGCCAACGGCCGCCCCGAGCGCATGATCGCCGGCGGGCCCGCGCCCGCGGGGTAG
- a CDS encoding pyridoxal-phosphate dependent enzyme produces MKDVYRLFCPSCRAEQDAQVTRCASCDGLLGVALTRALAPGEGHPFGGVPGLGAMWLSNPVLPIANADAIVSLGEGGTPCTRAAHLGADADVAVWFKNEAANPTGSFKDRQVSVGISHALDAAGGAGAQHAVSRQERGDAQFYVVSSGNVAAAAAAYSARAGAECWVIAAAWASAAKLRQVQLCGAHVVRVEGDSAEQLFRLAEEAAAESGWHSLSTAARSDPFNIVGARTIAGEIVEQMPAPDWVVAPVGGGGLLGSIWQGFQDAARLRQELKLPRFAAVQAAGCAPFVRAVEREWSAEQACANPWQDAHTIAGGLADDIPFDAHVALPAVRESGGLAVAVSEEDITHAQRLLAEREGLFIEPSGVVSVAGMLELITDGRIARGDTVCCLLTGSGLKDLASIADLPEPPVIGAELTQLRGLVTSTAE; encoded by the coding sequence ATGAAAGATGTTTATCGCTTGTTCTGTCCGTCGTGCCGCGCGGAGCAGGACGCGCAGGTAACGCGGTGCGCGTCCTGCGACGGCTTGCTCGGGGTGGCGCTCACGCGCGCCTTGGCCCCCGGGGAAGGGCATCCATTCGGCGGTGTCCCGGGGCTGGGTGCAATGTGGCTGTCGAATCCGGTGCTGCCGATTGCGAACGCCGATGCCATCGTATCCCTGGGCGAGGGCGGGACGCCGTGCACGCGGGCGGCGCACCTGGGCGCCGACGCGGATGTCGCAGTGTGGTTCAAGAACGAGGCGGCGAATCCCACGGGGAGCTTCAAGGATCGCCAAGTATCGGTTGGGATTTCGCATGCGCTGGACGCGGCCGGCGGCGCCGGGGCGCAGCATGCGGTGTCCCGACAAGAGAGAGGAGACGCGCAGTTCTACGTCGTGTCGTCGGGGAACGTGGCGGCGGCGGCGGCGGCATACTCGGCGCGGGCGGGGGCGGAGTGCTGGGTGATCGCGGCGGCGTGGGCGTCGGCGGCGAAGCTGCGACAGGTGCAGCTGTGCGGGGCCCACGTGGTGCGGGTCGAGGGCGATTCGGCGGAGCAGTTGTTCCGACTGGCGGAGGAGGCGGCTGCGGAGTCCGGGTGGCATTCGCTGTCCACGGCGGCGCGGTCGGACCCGTTCAACATCGTCGGGGCGCGGACGATCGCGGGAGAGATCGTCGAGCAGATGCCCGCGCCGGACTGGGTCGTCGCGCCGGTCGGGGGCGGCGGATTGCTGGGGAGCATTTGGCAGGGGTTCCAAGACGCGGCGCGCCTGCGACAGGAATTGAAGCTGCCGCGTTTCGCGGCGGTGCAGGCCGCGGGGTGCGCGCCGTTCGTGCGCGCGGTCGAGCGGGAGTGGTCGGCGGAGCAGGCATGCGCGAATCCGTGGCAAGATGCGCACACCATCGCGGGCGGACTTGCGGATGACATCCCCTTCGATGCTCACGTGGCGCTGCCCGCGGTGCGTGAGTCCGGCGGCCTGGCGGTTGCGGTGAGCGAAGAGGACATCACGCACGCGCAGCGGCTGCTCGCCGAGCGCGAGGGGTTGTTCATCGAGCCGTCGGGAGTGGTCAGCGTGGCGGGGATGCTCGAGTTGATCACGGACGGCCGCATTGCGCGCGGCGACACCGTGTGCTGCTTGCTGACCGGCAGCGGGCTCAAGGATCTGGCGAGCATCGCCGACCTGCCCGAGCCGCCGGTGATCGGGGCGGAGCTGACGCAGTTGCGGGGATTGGTCACAAGCACGGCGGAGTAG
- a CDS encoding SUMF1/EgtB/PvdO family nonheme iron enzyme, whose product MRSAIRSLIPMLVMVSLAAGVAGAQDERPAEPVSATPVGNPNAVVWRTPEPPADPQKCDVWVNPKDDMEMVYIAPGEFTMGSSNAEIEKWLGAHPIDQFDWFADQQPQCRIQFDGYWIGRTEVTNAQYQQFVLATNRFPPEHWAKTNIPSGLEDYPVAHIDWDDAKAYCEWAGGRLPTEPEWERAARGGDGRTFPWGFQWDPKRCRNLELLTGRRYAGRDAAALFYLEWAGSHNEVREGPAAVASYPSGLSPWGCFDMAGNMSEWCADWYQRKVYERYSAGDLAPPQGSPLGLRVVRGGAFSNGEPRSFRCAARSYSAYFKKGVDIGFRCARDAAQ is encoded by the coding sequence ATGCGGAGTGCAATACGCTCACTCATCCCTATGCTCGTAATGGTTTCCTTGGCGGCGGGCGTCGCCGGGGCTCAGGACGAGCGCCCGGCCGAACCCGTCTCCGCGACGCCCGTGGGCAACCCGAATGCGGTGGTCTGGCGCACGCCCGAGCCGCCCGCGGACCCGCAGAAGTGCGACGTCTGGGTCAACCCCAAGGATGACATGGAGATGGTATACATCGCCCCCGGCGAGTTCACCATGGGCAGCTCGAATGCCGAGATCGAGAAGTGGCTCGGGGCACATCCCATTGACCAGTTCGACTGGTTCGCTGATCAACAGCCGCAGTGCCGCATCCAGTTCGACGGCTACTGGATCGGTCGCACCGAAGTCACCAACGCCCAATACCAGCAATTCGTTCTGGCCACCAACCGCTTCCCGCCGGAGCACTGGGCCAAGACCAACATCCCCTCCGGCCTCGAGGACTACCCGGTGGCGCACATTGACTGGGACGATGCCAAGGCGTACTGCGAATGGGCGGGCGGCCGTCTGCCGACCGAACCCGAGTGGGAGCGCGCCGCGCGCGGCGGCGACGGCCGCACTTTCCCGTGGGGCTTCCAGTGGGACCCCAAGCGCTGCCGGAACCTGGAACTCCTCACGGGCCGCCGGTATGCCGGGCGCGACGCGGCCGCGTTATTCTATCTCGAGTGGGCCGGCAGCCACAACGAGGTACGCGAGGGCCCGGCCGCCGTGGCCTCCTACCCCTCGGGCCTTAGCCCGTGGGGCTGTTTCGACATGGCGGGCAACATGTCGGAGTGGTGCGCGGACTGGTACCAGCGCAAGGTCTACGAGCGCTATAGCGCAGGCGACCTCGCGCCGCCTCAGGGCAGCCCCCTGGGACTGCGCGTCGTGCGCGGCGGCGCCTTCAGCAATGGCGAACCCAGGTCCTTCCGCTGCGCCGCACGCAGTTACTCAGCGTATTTCAAGAAGGGCGTCGACATCGGCTTCCGCTGCGCCCGCGACGCCGCGCAGTGA
- a CDS encoding Gfo/Idh/MocA family oxidoreductase produces the protein MPAKTNKTTAKFETKTKGQIGVAIIGASIGRAHLSGYRKSPDARIIGVCDLDAARAQAAAAEFGAERVFTDYRELLKLDELDAVSVCLPNYLHASVTIDCLRAGKHVMCEKPLAMNAREGERMVAAAREAKRLLMIALNNRFRGDTGVLKQFIAKGELGRIYFGKTGWLRRSGCPRGWFGVKKMSGGGPLIDLGVHMLDLAWYLMGKPKPVRASGLTYSEIGPSDKGGYGVGHGAGKFDVEDLAVALVRFENDAAIQLEVSWASHIERDRTFLDIYGTVGGASLEPQLRIFTDKQGVHIDMAPAAPNVSGHEMEAIHFVECIRGRAEPIAPGEDGLTVQRMLDAIYRSGNTGKEVAIGR, from the coding sequence ATGCCAGCGAAGACGAACAAGACGACGGCGAAGTTCGAGACGAAGACGAAGGGGCAGATCGGGGTCGCGATTATCGGGGCGAGCATCGGGCGCGCGCACCTCAGCGGGTACCGCAAATCGCCGGATGCGAGGATCATCGGGGTGTGCGACCTCGACGCCGCGCGCGCGCAGGCAGCGGCGGCGGAGTTCGGCGCGGAGCGCGTGTTTACGGACTACCGCGAGCTGCTGAAACTCGACGAGCTTGACGCGGTGAGCGTGTGCCTGCCGAATTACCTGCACGCGTCGGTGACGATTGACTGCCTGCGGGCTGGCAAGCACGTAATGTGCGAGAAGCCGCTCGCGATGAACGCGCGCGAGGGCGAGCGCATGGTGGCCGCGGCGCGCGAGGCGAAGCGCCTGCTGATGATCGCGCTCAACAACCGCTTTCGCGGCGACACCGGCGTGCTCAAGCAGTTCATCGCGAAGGGCGAGCTGGGGCGCATCTATTTCGGCAAGACCGGCTGGCTGCGCCGCAGCGGGTGTCCGCGGGGATGGTTCGGCGTGAAGAAGATGTCGGGCGGCGGGCCGCTGATAGACCTCGGCGTGCACATGCTCGACCTCGCGTGGTACCTGATGGGCAAGCCGAAGCCGGTGCGGGCGAGTGGGCTGACGTACAGCGAGATCGGGCCGAGCGACAAGGGCGGCTACGGCGTGGGCCACGGCGCCGGGAAGTTCGACGTCGAAGACCTGGCGGTGGCGCTCGTCCGTTTCGAGAACGACGCGGCGATTCAGCTCGAGGTCAGCTGGGCGAGCCACATCGAGCGCGACCGCACGTTCCTCGACATCTACGGCACGGTCGGCGGGGCAAGCCTGGAGCCGCAGTTGCGCATCTTCACGGACAAGCAGGGCGTGCATATTGACATGGCCCCCGCGGCGCCGAACGTGTCCGGTCACGAGATGGAGGCGATCCATTTCGTGGAGTGCATCCGCGGGCGCGCCGAGCCGATCGCGCCGGGCGAGGACGGGCTGACGGTGCAGCGAATGCTCGACGCGATTTACCGCTCGGGGAACACGGGGAAGGAAGTCGCGATCGGGAGGTAG
- the uppP gene encoding undecaprenyl-diphosphatase UppP: MTIWQAIILGIIQGLTEFLPISSSGHLILVPWLWQWEIFHHPELNKTFDVALHFGTFVGVVLYFRREVVGLVRGWLGSIARWSLRDDPYRKLSWLVIISTIPGAAAGVLFEDVIEQRLGAPLIIGLLLVGVGVLLAAAEWAGKHRRGVEAVGWGDAVIIGLAQALALAPGTSRAGITIATGLFAGFRREAAARYSFLISIPIIGGAAAAEGWDLIGAGIPAGMAWPFVVGVLSAAVSGYAVIKFFLAYLGRGTLYPFVAYRIAVGALVVYLASRAML, translated from the coding sequence ATGACCATCTGGCAAGCCATCATCCTCGGCATCATCCAAGGGCTGACCGAGTTTCTCCCGATCAGCAGCTCGGGGCATCTCATCCTCGTCCCGTGGCTCTGGCAGTGGGAGATCTTTCACCATCCCGAGCTGAACAAGACTTTCGACGTCGCGCTGCATTTCGGGACGTTCGTCGGCGTCGTGCTGTACTTCCGGCGCGAGGTGGTCGGGCTGGTTCGCGGGTGGCTCGGCAGCATTGCGCGATGGAGTCTGCGGGACGATCCGTATCGCAAGCTGTCGTGGCTCGTGATTATCAGCACCATCCCCGGCGCGGCGGCGGGGGTGCTGTTCGAGGATGTCATCGAGCAGCGGCTCGGCGCCCCGCTCATCATCGGGCTGCTGCTCGTCGGCGTCGGCGTGTTGCTGGCGGCAGCGGAATGGGCGGGCAAGCACCGGCGCGGGGTCGAGGCCGTCGGATGGGGCGATGCGGTTATTATCGGGCTGGCGCAGGCGCTCGCGTTGGCGCCGGGCACGTCGCGGGCGGGGATCACGATAGCGACCGGGCTGTTCGCGGGCTTTAGGCGCGAGGCTGCGGCGCGCTACTCGTTCCTCATTTCGATACCCATCATCGGCGGCGCGGCGGCGGCGGAGGGGTGGGATTTGATCGGCGCGGGGATACCCGCGGGAATGGCGTGGCCGTTCGTGGTCGGCGTGCTGAGCGCGGCGGTGAGCGGCTACGCGGTCATCAAGTTCTTCCTCGCGTATCTCGGCCGCGGGACGCTGTACCCCTTCGTGGCATATCGCATCGCCGTGGGCGCGCTCGTCGTGTACCTCGCCTCGCGGGCGATGCTGTGA
- a CDS encoding HEAT repeat domain-containing protein produces MDACSPRRGRGRIQAALVTLLVGALICAPGPAPGVAATAPAQPGTGMYTDQQLRSADVETLFQTVLRPQPGYHKYAGLNGLIRKFQISDAATQDLILTLATQYLRGRTPDTFDLRVQCGILFGDIGDDRTVSVLARSLRQDPAVGVRMAAAGALGKFDSPTAISALRYAVRNESSEQVRNVIGQAMRGEFRTALPSQPAPTRPGAAAPRKEQEILLRDAAQPPPLRVATPEKRLPWPFPGDFRAQNVFNNYQQPTDEYIHGGLDFIQPAGTPVSAVDSGYVAAVATNYPDWGKTHCFFIVTPQKDGSEGWCYTHADPGTYTFKAGDYVEQGQRLGAVVKFSVGDKPGVDHLHLHYVRFERTAEGKVETTSLLDPLLFFEYEDALAPLILEPFHFVRDGTLEEFPAGAGGRAVVSGKVDVIVGMADGATDTGCNWGVPVVTFAITGPVRYALQKLALDQRGKLADAKQTRPLYLSYEEKKRFLENPDGFPRYHFLRITKSDGDGIIEPADALHSWDTTARGEDGKRIWPDGEYTVTVHAWDLAGNGASAECTVRVENR; encoded by the coding sequence ATGGACGCTTGCTCGCCCCGTCGCGGCCGCGGCCGCATTCAGGCGGCGCTCGTCACGCTCCTGGTCGGCGCGTTGATCTGCGCGCCCGGCCCTGCCCCGGGCGTCGCGGCGACCGCCCCCGCGCAGCCCGGTACGGGCATGTACACCGACCAACAGCTCCGCAGCGCCGACGTCGAGACCCTGTTTCAGACCGTCCTCCGCCCCCAGCCGGGCTACCACAAGTACGCCGGCCTCAACGGGCTCATTCGCAAGTTCCAGATCAGCGATGCCGCGACACAAGACCTGATCCTGACCCTCGCGACGCAGTACCTGCGCGGCAGGACGCCTGACACATTCGACCTCAGGGTGCAGTGCGGCATCCTCTTCGGCGACATCGGCGACGACCGCACCGTGTCGGTCCTCGCGCGGTCACTGCGTCAGGATCCGGCGGTCGGAGTGAGAATGGCGGCGGCCGGCGCCCTGGGCAAGTTCGATTCGCCCACGGCGATCAGCGCGCTCCGCTACGCCGTGAGAAACGAGTCGAGCGAGCAGGTGCGCAACGTCATCGGCCAGGCGATGCGCGGGGAGTTCCGGACCGCGCTGCCGTCGCAACCCGCACCCACGCGTCCGGGCGCGGCGGCGCCGCGCAAGGAGCAGGAGATCCTCCTGCGCGATGCGGCGCAGCCGCCACCGCTGCGCGTCGCGACGCCGGAGAAGCGGCTGCCGTGGCCGTTCCCCGGGGATTTCCGCGCGCAGAATGTCTTCAACAACTACCAGCAGCCGACCGACGAGTACATTCACGGCGGCCTCGATTTCATCCAGCCCGCCGGCACGCCGGTGTCCGCCGTGGATTCGGGCTACGTCGCGGCGGTCGCAACCAATTACCCGGACTGGGGCAAGACGCATTGCTTCTTCATCGTCACGCCGCAGAAGGACGGCAGCGAGGGCTGGTGCTACACGCACGCTGACCCGGGCACCTACACCTTCAAGGCCGGCGACTACGTCGAGCAAGGGCAGCGGCTCGGCGCGGTGGTCAAGTTCTCCGTCGGCGACAAGCCCGGCGTGGATCATTTGCATCTGCACTACGTGCGCTTCGAAAGGACGGCCGAAGGCAAGGTCGAGACGACGAGCCTGCTCGATCCGCTGCTCTTCTTCGAGTACGAGGACGCCCTCGCGCCGCTGATCCTCGAGCCCTTTCACTTCGTGAGGGACGGGACGCTGGAGGAGTTCCCGGCCGGCGCGGGCGGCCGGGCGGTCGTCAGCGGCAAGGTGGACGTCATCGTCGGCATGGCCGACGGCGCGACCGATACGGGATGCAATTGGGGTGTGCCGGTGGTGACGTTCGCCATCACCGGGCCGGTGCGGTACGCCCTGCAGAAGCTCGCGCTCGACCAGCGCGGCAAACTCGCCGACGCCAAGCAGACGCGGCCGCTCTACCTGTCCTACGAGGAGAAGAAGCGGTTCCTCGAAAACCCCGACGGCTTTCCGCGCTATCACTTCCTGCGCATCACGAAGAGTGACGGCGACGGCATAATCGAGCCGGCCGACGCGCTGCATAGTTGGGACACCACGGCACGCGGCGAAGACGGCAAGCGCATCTGGCCCGACGGCGAGTACACGGTGACGGTCCACGCCTGGGACCTGGCGGGCAACGGCGCCAGCGCGGAGTGCACGGTGCGGGTCGAGAACCGGTGA
- a CDS encoding beta-galactosidase trimerization domain-containing protein: protein KLLGSDGRLLHEARQAFYIRQPGPPRDELSVLVFGPDGRYPSRRIAMNRFVEMGMNAGLNAHGLAPANVHPVKYDFRLVVRADEQGHVSPDITSPSYIQYVQGQMKKTALEVAPFSPLLYYLGDDVRYLSYGEDGGWNPEMRVSLAEWAKQTYGDLGQINQAWETTYETFDEIEPVTFADALAGVRDADRPRYGPLCHWVDHQLHTDRMFTRFHRLLGDAINEVDPDTPSNIGSFVVGWTPPGSGFDFWQLSEGRQLGFQYPNPWVHEIFRSALAPGALQGTWYGGYGLYNYPPAYLDQDFLPWWSVFHGLNVHGLYFGGISARWFDERLLGPDLSFMPGVAKIVAQHDELRSGLAKLLFNARKVNDGVAIVYSPDSIHASAVFDRGLPKAPEWDAQDTGSDLYIYMQCWEGLMYLLGDLGLSFDVVPSSHLGDGQFLERGFRVLVMPLNLRVTAAEVETIRQFISDGGVLIADAFPGMFDGRCRADHSGVLADVFGVKFAGGIPGASVRREAAVAAFGAGLPVVVADAGITLAGAEARGETESDTPIFLVHRYGKGTAIVLNVLARDYQIWRTAATEMPFRQAVGGLLADAGIEPYPEVKCVVGAGGSAEHPLQATEVHRYEIGGARYVGLLRHHKLRPDEVIYMADLRPKAVSVTFDRPWHIYEMRSGMYRGYTDAIEDMIYPAVAELYALLPYEVRDLEMQAEWESGAVVVSAEVIFGDAEVARVPHVFHIVLTDPEGRQRPELSRNIVAENGRCRERIFVGYNAIPEGWRITVRDAASGMRREASLGS, encoded by the coding sequence AAGCTGCTTGGCTCGGACGGCCGGCTGCTGCACGAAGCTCGGCAGGCGTTCTACATCCGCCAGCCCGGCCCGCCCCGCGATGAGTTGAGCGTCCTCGTTTTTGGTCCCGACGGGCGGTATCCCTCCAGGCGCATCGCCATGAACCGCTTCGTCGAAATGGGAATGAACGCGGGGCTCAACGCCCACGGCCTGGCGCCGGCCAACGTGCATCCCGTGAAGTACGATTTCCGGCTCGTCGTCCGCGCGGATGAGCAGGGCCACGTGAGCCCCGACATCACCTCGCCGTCCTACATCCAATACGTCCAGGGTCAAATGAAGAAGACCGCCCTCGAAGTCGCCCCGTTCTCGCCGCTGCTCTACTACCTCGGCGATGATGTGCGCTACCTCAGCTACGGCGAAGACGGCGGATGGAACCCTGAGATGCGCGTCTCTCTGGCGGAATGGGCGAAGCAGACCTACGGCGATCTCGGTCAGATCAACCAAGCCTGGGAGACGACATACGAAACCTTCGATGAGATCGAGCCGGTCACATTCGCCGACGCGCTGGCGGGAGTGCGTGACGCCGATAGGCCGCGTTACGGGCCGCTGTGCCATTGGGTGGATCACCAGCTCCACACCGACCGGATGTTTACGCGCTTCCACCGCCTGCTGGGGGATGCGATCAACGAGGTGGACCCGGACACGCCGTCCAACATCGGCAGCTTCGTCGTCGGGTGGACGCCGCCGGGCAGCGGCTTCGACTTCTGGCAGTTGAGCGAGGGCCGGCAGCTCGGATTCCAGTACCCGAACCCGTGGGTGCACGAGATCTTCCGCAGCGCGTTGGCACCGGGCGCGCTGCAAGGGACCTGGTACGGGGGCTACGGGCTGTACAACTACCCGCCCGCCTATCTCGACCAGGACTTCCTGCCGTGGTGGAGCGTCTTCCACGGACTCAACGTGCACGGGCTCTATTTCGGCGGTATCTCCGCGAGGTGGTTCGACGAGCGGCTGCTCGGTCCGGATCTGTCATTCATGCCCGGCGTCGCCAAGATCGTCGCGCAGCACGATGAACTGAGAAGCGGGCTGGCCAAGCTCCTGTTTAATGCCCGCAAGGTTAACGACGGCGTGGCGATCGTGTACTCGCCGGACAGCATCCACGCCTCCGCCGTGTTCGACCGGGGTTTGCCCAAGGCGCCGGAGTGGGACGCCCAGGACACCGGTTCCGATCTGTACATCTACATGCAGTGCTGGGAAGGGCTGATGTATCTGCTCGGCGACCTCGGGCTGTCCTTTGATGTCGTGCCGTCGTCGCACCTCGGCGACGGGCAGTTTCTGGAGCGCGGTTTCCGCGTGCTGGTGATGCCGCTGAATCTGCGCGTGACTGCCGCCGAAGTGGAGACGATACGGCAGTTCATCAGCGACGGCGGGGTGCTAATCGCGGACGCGTTTCCGGGGATGTTTGACGGACGCTGCCGCGCAGACCACTCGGGCGTGCTCGCCGACGTCTTCGGAGTCAAATTCGCAGGTGGGATTCCGGGCGCGAGCGTACGGCGTGAAGCGGCGGTCGCCGCGTTCGGCGCGGGATTGCCTGTGGTCGTCGCCGATGCGGGCATTACGTTAGCCGGCGCGGAGGCAAGAGGCGAAACCGAAAGCGACACGCCGATCTTCCTGGTTCACCGATACGGCAAGGGCACCGCGATCGTGCTCAACGTCCTCGCCCGCGACTATCAGATCTGGCGCACCGCGGCGACGGAGATGCCCTTTCGCCAGGCCGTGGGGGGACTGCTCGCCGACGCCGGCATCGAGCCGTATCCCGAGGTCAAATGCGTTGTCGGCGCGGGCGGAAGCGCGGAGCATCCCCTGCAGGCGACAGAGGTCCATCGCTACGAAATCGGCGGGGCGCGGTACGTCGGGCTTTTGCGGCATCACAAGCTGCGCCCGGACGAGGTCATCTACATGGCCGACCTGCGCCCGAAGGCGGTATCGGTTACCTTCGACCGGCCGTGGCATATCTATGAGATGCGCAGCGGGATGTACCGCGGCTACACGGACGCGATCGAGGACATGATCTACCCGGCGGTGGCAGAGCTGTATGCGCTGCTGCCTTACGAAGTACGCGACCTCGAGATGCAGGCGGAGTGGGAATCCGGAGCCGTCGTTGTCAGCGCTGAGGTTATTTTCGGTGACGCAGAAGTCGCACGCGTACCGCACGTGTTCCACATCGTACTGACTGACCCCGAGGGCCGTCAGCGCCCCGAGCTGAGCCGCAACATCGTCGCGGAGAATGGTCGCTGCCGCGAGCGCATCTTCGTGGGGTACAACGCGATACCTGAGGGCTGGCGCATCACCGTGCGCGACGCCGCCAGCGGCATGAGGCGAGAGGCCTCTCTCGGATCCTAG
- a CDS encoding prolyl oligopeptidase family serine peptidase, with the protein MSGRRWREWLNGLKGRLSPARIDRPFQVVAERTARLPGERRGQGIRVQCYDIRVPYLNIEGQFAAGTARLFVPSRAPAPLPAVIHLHYETNLDGMAGYLREGWAAISAAEGLNPFCDSINFNIALVQAVRAMPFVDSRRIVLSGGSAGGYVALMVASEAFPVACTVALVPVVNAGYNVAYCQRNARIARCGRKDADGGDASLAPVFCMVAEALVDMGRPLGHLDKAGANWIANSPVGVLDLVTCPAQVPFSTADILVPVNQAGRGFAHRLPASFPKGFTTGMRAVLRDSSARLTLLDAADRRTTRVFRVAIPEDLPPAWPVGAEQQPVTYTVSLPFSRKGKCSIIILDEGAPHPRIGHFKRTFGCSSLEFIRHWVCRAEPILENQLTSAKLTALMRRYLGENFEGVIDYGDGQQKPTPMNRRNRPGREKLDVVLGLRAYCEMSERHSARLARLYSRLPAELRALDARRGNVVARFEDDVEGGLIFHEAVLHHRCGDKARSAALSRRLARTRAHRAYAACLPRSLAE; encoded by the coding sequence GTGTCAGGAAGGCGCTGGAGGGAATGGCTCAACGGCTTGAAGGGCCGTCTCTCCCCAGCGCGGATAGACCGCCCCTTTCAAGTAGTAGCAGAGAGGACAGCGCGGCTGCCGGGCGAGCGACGGGGGCAAGGGATTCGCGTCCAGTGCTACGACATACGGGTGCCGTACCTCAATATCGAGGGTCAGTTCGCCGCCGGAACCGCGCGGCTGTTCGTCCCGTCCCGTGCCCCAGCGCCGTTACCTGCGGTCATTCACCTGCACTACGAGACAAACCTGGACGGCATGGCCGGTTACCTGCGCGAGGGGTGGGCCGCAATCTCCGCCGCTGAAGGCCTCAACCCGTTCTGCGACAGCATCAACTTCAACATCGCGCTCGTCCAGGCGGTGCGCGCGATGCCGTTTGTGGACAGCCGGCGCATCGTCCTGTCTGGGGGAAGCGCAGGCGGGTACGTCGCGTTGATGGTAGCGAGCGAAGCCTTCCCCGTCGCGTGCACGGTCGCCCTGGTCCCCGTTGTCAACGCGGGGTACAATGTCGCCTACTGCCAGAGAAACGCCCGGATTGCGCGGTGTGGCCGCAAGGACGCCGACGGCGGTGATGCTTCGCTGGCGCCGGTGTTTTGCATGGTTGCGGAAGCCCTGGTGGACATGGGTCGCCCGCTCGGCCATCTGGACAAGGCCGGGGCGAACTGGATTGCCAATTCGCCGGTCGGTGTGCTGGATCTCGTCACGTGTCCTGCGCAAGTGCCTTTCAGCACCGCCGACATCCTCGTGCCGGTCAACCAAGCGGGGCGCGGCTTCGCCCATCGCCTTCCCGCGTCCTTCCCGAAGGGATTCACGACCGGCATGCGCGCGGTGCTCAGGGACTCGAGTGCTCGGCTGACGCTGCTGGATGCGGCCGATCGCCGCACCACGCGCGTCTTCCGCGTGGCCATTCCCGAAGACCTGCCGCCCGCGTGGCCGGTCGGAGCAGAGCAGCAACCAGTCACGTACACGGTGTCGCTGCCGTTCTCCAGGAAGGGAAAGTGCTCCATCATCATCCTCGATGAGGGCGCGCCGCACCCGCGGATCGGACACTTCAAGCGAACCTTCGGATGCTCGAGCCTGGAGTTCATCCGGCACTGGGTGTGTCGCGCAGAGCCGATTCTGGAGAATCAGCTTACGAGCGCGAAGCTGACCGCTCTGATGCGGAGATACCTCGGCGAGAACTTCGAGGGGGTGATAGACTACGGAGACGGACAGCAGAAGCCCACTCCGATGAACCGGCGCAACCGGCCTGGCCGGGAGAAGCTCGATGTCGTGCTCGGGCTCCGCGCGTATTGCGAGATGAGCGAGCGCCATAGCGCGCGTCTGGCGCGGCTGTATTCGCGGTTGCCTGCCGAGCTTCGCGCGCTGGACGCGCGCAGAGGCAATGTTGTTGCGCGCTTCGAAGACGACGTCGAGGGCGGGCTGATCTTCCACGAGGCAGTGCTGCATCACCGCTGCGGCGACAAGGCGCGATCTGCCGCGCTATCCCGACGACTGGCGCGCACGCGGGCGCACAGAGCATACGCGGCGTGCCTGCCTCGGTCGCTGGCGGAATGA